In Candidatus Contubernalis alkalaceticus, the genomic window TGCTTTACTACCTTTACCTGAGCGGGAATGATTTTAAGCTCCTGCCTGACCTCCGTGCTCATCTCGTGCAAAGGATGACCACAAGAGCAGATTTGCTCTTCTTCTGGCAGGCGGTACTCTACCGTCTCCACGGGCAGATCTTTTAACATGGCCTCACGGTGGCCCTTCTTTTTCTTACGTCGTTGGTAAGTAATGGTTTCAATTGTAGGCTCAGCCAGAAGGGGCTGTGCTTCTACCTCTGCTTCATCAAAAAGCTGCATTTGATCTGGATTGGTCTTTTCACTGGATGATCCGAATTGCCGCTGTTTGTTGAGCCGAAATTGTTCTAAAAACCAGTTTACCTTGGCATTAAGCTCGGCATTTTCTTTTTCCAGTTCTTCGCAGCGTTTTTGATAGTAATCTATAGAATTGGCGGTATTTTTAGGTTTTGTTTTCATATATTATTAATTCGACTAATATAAGGCTAATTCCTCCTAAAAACAGTGGTTTTTTGTGAAATTGCTATGTTTTATATGACCGTACGAGCTGTTACTGCCGAATGAGCCTGTTGCTGATCTAAGGACAGACCATCCAGTAACCAGCGCAGCTGACGGCAGCTGATTTTTATCGGCTTAAAGCTGGGCTGTTCCGGCCATTGGAATTTGCCTCGCTCCAAACGTCGATAATATAGCCAAAAACCATTGTGTTCCCAATGAAGAATCTTTAGCTTATCTCTCTTTCTGTTGCAAAATACAAATAAACAGGGGGAGAAGGGGTCCAGTTCAAAGCCTTCTTTTACCAGAACTGCCAATCCGTCGATCGCCTTTCTCAAATCCGTGCTTCCGCAGGCCAGGTATACCCGTTCTACGGTATTTTCGTTCAGCATATGTCTGCTAATGTCATTACCAGGTCTGAGAGTAGCTGTTTGTCAAATCCTGGTTTTACTTCTATGGCTGCTTTGCCTATTCTTACTAGCATGGCGTTCCCAGGGTTGGAACCTAAACTGTCTATTTCTATTGACATCCATTGTGCTGGAGCAGCAGAGTTTTCTATGTTTTTATATTTGCGAAGCCAGTAGCGTAACTGATGAAGTTTAATATCATGTGTAGCGCACCATTCTGTGGTGCTCTGCCCACTGACTCTAAAAGCCGATACCCGTGCTTCCCACATTTTTCTCAGTTCTTCTTTTGTCATAAATGCAAATCCTCCTCACTTGGTTTACTTGAGGAAAATTATCGCATATTTTATGGAAGATTACTATGTGGGCACAGTTTGACGCTTACTTACCTCCGATAGATTTTGTGTAAGCAAGCTGGCGGCAATTCCGCCAGCTTGCAACATAGCATTGGTATGCTAAGAACAAAACTGCTTATTATTCGGCTTCCAGCTTAATTTCTCCGCTTTCAATCTTTGTAAGGATGTCCTTCCATTCTTCCTGTGTAAAGTGGCGCTCATCAGATAACTTTACTGAAAGAAGCAGAGCCTCTTTATAGGTTA contains:
- the tnpA gene encoding IS66 family insertion sequence element accessory protein TnpA: MTKEELRKMWEARVSAFRVSGQSTTEWCATHDIKLHQLRYWLRKYKNIENSAAPAQWMSIEIDSLGSNPGNAMLVRIGKAAIEVKPGFDKQLLSDLVMTLADIC
- the tnpB gene encoding IS66 family insertion sequence element accessory protein TnpB (TnpB, as the term is used for proteins encoded by IS66 family insertion elements, is considered an accessory protein, since TnpC, encoded by a neighboring gene, is a DDE family transposase.) — its product is MLNENTVERVYLACGSTDLRKAIDGLAVLVKEGFELDPFSPCLFVFCNRKRDKLKILHWEHNGFWLYYRRLERGKFQWPEQPSFKPIKISCRQLRWLLDGLSLDQQQAHSAVTARTVI